A window of Malaclemys terrapin pileata isolate rMalTer1 chromosome 14, rMalTer1.hap1, whole genome shotgun sequence contains these coding sequences:
- the LOC128848957 gene encoding fractalkine-like — protein MKGTSIASFLLLALAVPWNVENRVEGQPKAPVKCKKLCTEFSQKRIPQKLLKTYRKTEPSCPKAAIIFVTQKNKEFCADPEASWVKEAVRQLNQASAPLNLPLSSTVTSAVVGKGPGVFHRLVGDTVSKPTQPSVPANPIHGAGTPGSTKSSSALQETVTPSTIHPEPVVNGSEVSIKSITTPAADVPDSTSSRFHSVPTPVMKSSESFVESRNKSTGSISPTTDISGTAPRRFNSDPTPIIKGFESPIRPTYNSVGSTRNQTADGLASAPSRFISDAPSIVNGRAIAKLSPTFLTTPSLLESVPSKPIIGLASMGQVIENSTMKPTAVLKGSDATQGSTPHPTSPGGESSSVSPNSGDERDAVSDSTADARTGSYLSPLGKKDPPHSFPESVSPTEMSVLSFKSLMKPTAVLKRSDATQGSTPHPTSPGGESSSVSGGERDAVSDSTADARTGSYLSPLGKKDLPCCFPESVSPTETSVLSFKSFPLQNRAEGPSDGPLVSSILPASRTHILRLALLASVLGICSAAVWMYMYLKVKGCSGDSTKETVQGLLFNQQGSRTNEYAMEVI, from the exons ATGAAGGGCACGTCTATCGCTTCTTTCTTGCTGCTGGCACTGGCGGTGCCCTGGAATGTGGAAAACCGAGTCGAAG gACAACCCAAAGCACCTGTGAAATGCAAAAAATTATGCACCGAATTTTCACAAAAAAGAATACCCCAGAAGCTGTTGAAGACCTATAGGAAGACAGAACCATCATGTCCTAAAGCCGCTATCAT atttgtcactCAGAAGAATAAAGAGTTCTGTGCAGATCCAGAGGCGAGCTGGGTGAAGGAAGCAGTCCGACAGCTAAACCAAGCAAGTGCCCCTCTGAATCTGCCACTTTCAAGCACCGTCACTTCTGCAGTTGTGGGAAAAGGGCCAGGCGTTTTTCACAGACTCGTTGGTGATACTGTCTCTAAACCAACACAGCCCAGTGTTCCGGCCAATCCCATTCACGGGGCTGGCACACCAGGTTCTACAAAATCCTCCTCTGCATTACAAGAGACTGTTACTCCATCTACTATCCACCCTGAGCCTGTTGTCAATGGCAGCGAAGTTTCCATAAAATCTATTACAACGCCAGCAGCTGACGTACCAGACAGCACTTCCAGCAGATTTCATTCAGTTCCCACCCCTGTCATGAAAAGCTCTGAGAGTTTCGTAGAATCTAGAAACAAGTCCACAGGATCTATCAGTCCAACAACTGATATATCTGGCACAGCTCCCAGGAGATTTAATTCAGATCCCACCCCTATCATCAAAGGGTTTGAGAGTCCCATACGACCTACATACAATTCTGTAGGCTCTACTAGGAATCAAACAGCTGATGGACTTGCCAGTGCTCCCAGTAGATTTATTTCAGATGCTCCATCCATTGTAAATGGTCGTGCGATTGCCAAGTTATCACCTACGTTCTTGACAACACCTTCTCTACTAGAATCTGTTCCCAGCAAGCCTATTATAGGCCTTGCATCTATGGGGCAAGTGATTGAGAACTCTACCATGAAACCCACAGCTGTTCTAAAAGGAAGTGATGCCACCCAGGGATCCACTCCACACCCCACATCTCCTGGAGGAGAAAGTAGTTCTGTCAGTCCCAACAGTGGTGATGAAAGAGATGCTGTTAGTGACTCTACGGCTGATGCTCGCACAGGTAGCTACTTATCTCCTTTAGGAAAGAAAGATCCTCCTCACTCTTTTCCTGAATCTGTTTCACCTACAGAAATGTCAGTCCTTTCCTTCAAAAGCCTCATGAAACCCACAGCTGTTCTAAAAAGAAGTGATGCTACCCAGGGATCCACTCCACACCCCACATCTCCTGGAGGAGAAAGTAGTTCTGTCAGTGGTGGTGAAAGAGATGCTGTTAGTGACTCTACGGCTGATGCTCGCACAGGTAGCTACTTATCTCCTTTAGGAAAGAAAGATCTTCCTTGCTGTTTTCCTGAATCCGTTTCACCTACAGAAACGTCAGTCCTTTCCTTCAAAAGCTTCCCACTTCAGAACAGAGCAGAGGGGCCTTCAGATGGTCCCTTGGTGTCCAGCATTTTGCCTGCATCCCGAACCCACATCCTCAGACTTGCTTTGCTGGCGAGCGTTCTGGGGATTTGCAGTGCCGCCGTATGGATGTATATGTATTTAAAGGTCAAAGGCTGCTCTGGAGACTCCACTAAAGAAACGGTACAAGGCTTGCTCTTTAATCAGCAGGGCTCTCGAACTAATGAATACGCTATGGAAGTCATCTGA